The following proteins come from a genomic window of Alosa sapidissima isolate fAloSap1 chromosome 20, fAloSap1.pri, whole genome shotgun sequence:
- the LOC121694823 gene encoding solute carrier family 25 member 53-like, translated as MGQETVNDGDAATDTSSATRFRSYLHGGTSSLVSTLTTIATFPLYKTVFRQQLHNTLVREAVAQLYGEGLRKLYRGVAPPLLVRTLQGTLLFGVQDTLQRRSSNLVPEHLPRPLLQAAAGVGTGVVEALVFTPFERVQNVLQNCRNDRRLPTQWSVLVRLSSEPLALGFYRALLPIIARNALGSGLYFGLKNPVRDALDRQGLSPMASSFTSGAVNSLVISLPLYPLSVLVANMQAGVGQEDTRGGLKASARKLWAARQRSVALLYRGGSLVILRSCVSWGITTAIYDRLDRSS; from the coding sequence ATGGGACAGGAAACTGTGAATGATGGTGATGCTGCGACCGACACGAGTTCCGCGACACGTTTCCGTAGTTACCTGCATGGTGGTACATCCAGCCTTGTATCCACGCTGACAACTATTGCAACATTCCCGCTATACAAGACAGTGTTTCGCCAACAGCTGCACAATACGCTTGTACGAGAGGCTGTGGCTCAACTCTATGGGGAGGGGTTGCGCAAGCTTTACCGCGGCGTTGCTCCTCCGCTTTTAGTCCGGACACTCCAAGGCACATTGTTATTCGGCGTTCAGGACACCCTACAACGTCGTTCCTCTAACCTGGTCCCAGAGCACCTCCCCAGGCCACTGCTCCAGGCTGCAGCAGGTGTGGGAACTGGCGTGGTGGAGGCTCTGGTATTCACCCCGTTTGAACGTGTGCAGAACGTGCTCCAGAACTGCAGAAACGACCGCCGCCTCCCAACCCAGTGGAGCGTCCTGGTGCGTTTGAGCTCTGAGCCGCTTGCCCTCGGGTTCTACCGAGCCCTGCTGCCCATTATTGCCCGCAATGCCCTGGGCAGCGGCCTTTACTTTGGTCTGAAAAACCCAGTGAGGGATGCCTTGGACCGGCAGGGTCTCTCTCCCATGGCCTCATCGTTCACCTCAGGTGCGGTCAACTCCCTGGTAATCAGTCTGCCACTTTACCCACTTTCGGTGCTGGTGGCCAACATGCAGGCTGGCGTGGGGCAGGAGGACACCAGGGGCGGGCTAAAGGCGAGTGCCCGCAAGCTTTGGGCGGCTCGTCAGCGGAGCGTAGCGCTGCTGTACCGCGGAGGCTCACTGGTCATCCTGCGCTCCTGCGTCAGCTGGGGCATCACCACGGCCATCTACGACCGCCTGGATAGAAGCTCGTGA